From a single Sphingosinicellaceae bacterium genomic region:
- a CDS encoding ferrous iron transport protein A, whose amino-acid sequence MGTILTMRRGERAQISAIDSVGDESATRRLHEMGFDDGVDVEVLHRGPVGGDPIAVRVGNMTVALRKALAVRISVEPFREAAE is encoded by the coding sequence ATGGGAACGATCCTGACGATGCGGCGCGGCGAGCGGGCGCAAATCTCGGCCATCGACAGCGTCGGCGACGAGAGCGCGACGCGGCGGCTCCACGAGATGGGCTTCGACGACGGCGTCGATGTCGAGGTCCTCCACCGCGGCCCGGTCGGCGGCGACCCGATCGCGGTCCGGGTCGGCAACATGACCGTCGCGCTGCGCAAGGCGCTCGCGGTCCGCATCAGCGTCGAGCCGTTCCGCGAGGCCGCCGAGTGA